TTTTTCTATTAAAATATTTTTTCATAAATTTCAACATATAAAGTTTTTATCTTAATCATATAAAATATCTATGCGTTATTAATTAACTTTTATTATCAACAAAATTAAATTTTGATTTAATTTAGATTTTTTTGTCACAGTTTATGTTATTAGTCTCATAATAATAGTTGAAATTTTAGATTTAAATGAAAATATACATATAATTTTAATTAGTCATTTTCTCAGGAATCTTACCAGTTATTTAGAAATGATGTAATTTTAAAATTAAAATCTTCATATAGTTCAACAAATAACAAAATTTTCATCCTTATCATAAAATATACTTTTTGTTATTACTCAATAGATCAATTAATAATTATTGATTAAGCAATATGTTTTATCAACAAATCTGGCTTATAAATTATTTTATGTTTTGAAAATAATTTGGTTATATTTTATGGTAATAGATCTTAGCATATAATAAATATTTATTGATTTAGCTTATACTTCAAAAAGAGAAAAAGATTATTTGTGTGCACAATTTGTTTTATATTCCTATCACACACACACACACACACACACATATATATATATATATATATATATACATAAAGCTTTTCACTTTGTTTATGTATTAGGGTGGAAAAAAAAAATAGATGACAACGATAAAGCTTCCGTGGGATATGGAGGTAGAGTTACTCACTTGGCTTCCACCTCGATCTCTTGTTCGGTTCCGAGCCGTGTGCAAAAAATGGAACTCTCTTCTCAATGACAAGAGTTTTCTCAACCAGCACTCGTCTAGATCTCGTCCCCAGTTCATTTTCTTAACTAAATCGAAGACTTACTCGATTGACGTTGACCTCGGCGGCGCAGGAGTTGGTCCAACGATAAAGATGTGTGAGGTAGCATCTGATTTTCCTTGTCAACCTATGAATTGGGAAAATATTAATGTCGCATCTTGCGACGGATTACTGTTTCGTGAATTTTTGAGGAAAGGCGTGGCTGTCTGGAATCCTTGGTGTAAACATATGGGGTTGATAGAGTTCAAGGAAAAAGATTTTTATTTTGGAGGGGTAGGATACGATAGTAATAGACCCGAAAAAGGTTACCAGATCTTGGGTTATTTTTGTAGAGTCGACGACACTTGCAAAAAAGGTTACGATAAATTTGCGGTTTACGAGTGTGCTGCTAAGACGTTTAAATTTATTGACTCTCCTTTCAGGAAGTGGTCTCTGTGGTCCGCCATCACTGAGGCGGCTGCCCCTTTGTCTTTGAAGGGAAATTTGTTTTGGATTGGTTACTGTGACGAGATACGTGAAAGTACCATCCAAAGCTTTAGTTTTTCCAGGGGTATATTCATCAAAAAGTTTTGCATGCTGCCTTGTGAGAAAGTTTTTTATGTCAATAAACTTGTCCTAGCTATTTATAAGGGAGATCGGTTATCGTTGCTAAATCAACGCTACGCAACAGGAAAGATTGAGATTTGGGTGACAAAGGATAAGATTGATGATAGAGCGCAAGTGGTGTGGGAAAACTTGATGAATTTGTCAACAACTAACTTACCAAGGCTAAAAGGTGAATATTATGGCGTTAGGTATTTTATTATTGACAAAACCATAATCATGTGTTACGGCAACAGTCAAACTGGAGCTGCTTGCATCTACATTGTGAGGGGAGATATGCTCAAGAAGATTCCAATAAACTATGGGAATGTTCTTAAGTTTTACCACCGTGTCTATTTTCCAAATTTGATCCGGCTTCCTTTAGAATTCAGACGATCGCTGGAAATTTAAAATTGTTTTTCTTGTTTTTAATTTTTTTTATCTCAAATCTGATCTCATAAAAACATTGGCTTAATATTAAAGTTGGATTACAATAAAAAATTATAATTTGGTGCTGTTTGCAGTAAAAAAATATGTAGTATAAATTATAGATGTAGATATAAAATATTGAGTTCATATTTTTGGTAGTTGATGTTGTTAACTTCAATTTATTTAACTGCTGAGACAATGCATACGAATCATGCATCACCAAACCATTTAAACTACCTACGTAAAATGTCATTTTGATATATTTATGTCTATAGTAGTAAATATCCGAGTGTAAGAATGTGAATTAAATAGAAAAACGATAGAAAAATAGGCAACTAATGAAATTATATAAGAAAAAATTCGCTCTATATACAAGAATAATCGCTAAATTTGCAAACTAGGGTGACCGATGGTTTACTTATTATCTTTTACTGTACATCAATACTATTAAAATAGAATGGAAAAGTTGGACCGAACTTGTTTCTAGGTAAATATTTTTAAAAATACTATATAATCAATACGATTAAAACATAAGCGCAAAGTTGGACTCAACTTGCTTCTTCTGGGTAAAACATTTTCAGAATACTATATAACACACAATTAATACTCATATAACATTATGATTAAGCCTAATACATTTGTAATAAAAAAATTATTCTAAACTCGCTTTATATATGTTAAGAATTTATGTCAAGAAAATATTTATGGTAAGAATTTAAATATGAGACGATTATAAATGATTTCTTTTATAAAGTGATATTATTTATAGAAACAAATATTAATGTCTCCAGATCTTAACTTATTTAACAAAAAAAAGTATTTTTAACTAGATTGTTAAGAAATCTTAATTTCCTCCCAACAATTTAATTTATATATACTCAATAGTAACAAATTATCAATACTATTAAAACAGAAGTACAAAGTCAAAATTCGACAGGGTTAATGATAATTTTTAGATTTTTACCTGGTCTTATCATATTTTTAATTAATTAATGAAATTTTCATTAAATTTGAACTAGATTATATAGGGATCACCAGGTATACCATTCAACCGCGTATCCGTGTCGGACATGAAAATACTTGATATCTATTTCTTAATATAAATATGTAGATCAAAATTCGAAAACAGTATTTAATTTCGACTAACATTTTTACCCAAAAATCAAATCTTTGCTTTAAAAGCGCAAGTCAAAATCTAGTTTTCTATTAAAACCAATGTAGCACTAGTGTAGAGATGGTTTAACCTACTCTAAAATCGAGCGTTTGAGAAAATGAATGATTTTTTATACTTCTGGAAATGTTGGATAGGAAGATGAGAAGCTTAATGCAGAAAAATTTCTCAGATTTCAGATATGAATTGACTTAGCCAGCTACGAAAACATTACCTAACATATGTAATGTCACAAAATAATAAAAATAACCATTTTAATATCTGGCTATATTAATTTCATTTTTTTTTGTCGTAGCTGGATACATATATTTCCTAATAATCTAAGTAATGATAAAGTTTCATACAACCTTGTATTATTTAGAGAATATAGTTAAAGTCAAGTCATAGTATGAGTAAGAGCAACATTATTGGTTAGTATCTAAAAACAAGTATCTAAGCAAATTAATATCAATACTATTAAAATGGAAAGAGACCTAAAAATTTTATTTAAATAAAGTTGTTGGACCCTTTCATTAACTAACAATATATTGGTCTTACCATAATATTTGCCTAACAATATGTAACCTAAAATTTCTCTAACAATTATTTAGACCATAATTTATTTATTAGGCCACATCTTTTTGTACATACGAAAAAGTTATACGACGTATATCCCTTTATATGTTAATTGAGAATCATTTAAAAAATAGTTACCTTATATTTTGTAATATTTACAATTGAAGCTTGTTGATGTGTCGATTAATTACATCTCAATTTTGCTGAGGTGGCGTCATTATAATCGATTTAAGAATATGTTAGACCAACCTTATATTCTCTAGGGAAATTTTATATTCCCACGTATATAAATCGAAGTCTAAGTCTATAATAATGACTAACAATAATGAAATACCCATACTAACAGTTCGTGATCTACTGATGACTAACGAGTCGTTTACCCATATTGATAGTTATGTCATTGTCTAAAACGTTTTCAATATTATTTTCCAGCTATGATACAAAAGAAATATAATTTCCAGAATTTTTTCTACCTCACTTTCATGAAGCAATTGTATCTAAAATTTGTTATATATATTTTAAGTTGACATTGCGGTGTAAGATCATCTATTCAAGCAATCTATCACACCTATACATCTCATGACTTCCTTAGCATTTTTCTTAGTAATTCTCTGTTAAAACTTGTCTATAAGTATCTGTTCTGCCCAAGTACATGTTTTATTGGTATCAAGCATTTGAGAGCTTATATATTTCTCTATAAGCTGCCAAGTAGATGATCTATTAGAATTTTTCTAAGGATTTTTAAATATATGTTTCTCTACAGACTGCCCAAGAATATGATCTCTTAGTATCAAACATTTGATCAATAGACTTCGTGAATCTCAACATAGTACCATATCTATCAAAATAATGCTTAAGAGTTATCACCAGAAAGTCAATCTTTCAATCAAGTCATTCTTCATGTCTACCTCGGTTTAGAAGTATTTGTGATTCTATGATTTTAGTGCCAATTGAACCGGACAATGTTAGGAAACAGTTGTGGCCGGTTAAGCAAAGAGTGAAGTCGTTTTATGTTAGTTTCTCATGAAAGTTTATTGTATGGAAATTTACAGAACATCTTGATATACAAGTTTGACAAGATCTCTATATGAGAATATAGAAATTTAATATCTAATAACTACCAAAGATACTGCATATATACTTGGTTACCAAGTCTAACAGATTTAATGCTAACTAGATCTCGATCCGCGCAACCGCGCGAGTTTTTGTTTTCATTTATTTTTATATAAATGTTTTGTTTTCAATTCTAAATTGGTATATTATAATATATATGTATCTATCAATTTTTAAAGCATAATAAGTTTATTGTATATTTTTTTCATTGAATAGATTGTTTCAAACTTTCACATGTATTTGTATCTTCTTCTATATATATATTTTCGAATTATTATTTCATTATTAAAATCGTAACTATATATATAAAGATTAGTAAAATATTGTTTTGTCGTCATATTCAAAGATATTGTAACATTTCACAAATTTAGAATTTTTTTTAAAAGTTAAACTTTTCGTTTCATAGATTTATATTATCGAGTAAATAATTAAACATTTAATTTTTGTTTAATTTTTAAAATAAATTATACAGTTTAAAATTTGTTTTCATTGGTTTAAGGTAGTAAATATTAATCATTGTTAGATAATATGATTTTTGTTATTTAAAAAAATATTTATAATGTTAAAAGTTAGCATTGACAAACATTTAAATATTTAGCATATAGAGGTATTGTATTACAACATTAAATTATATCTATTTAATTTATACTATCTATAAATCCAATGGATCATCTATTGTTTAAATCCAATTATTGATAGCCCGATAAAAATTTCTGGTAGGCCCAAAATTTAAATGATAAGATTATATATTAAATGTAACATGACTTTATAGAAATAGGTCCACTAGGTCCATTTTTTAAAAAATCACACATGAATCAAGGTTGTGAATTCTTTTTTAATATATAAGATATTATCATTAATACAAACTAGGAAGTTAGGGAAATTAAATATCTTTTAACCTATGTCCGTATGTATATGTGAGGATATTTTCTATACAAATACTTTTGTAGTTTTCTTTTACATAATCTCATCCTGCACTTTGCGCAGGTTTCATCCTAGTATCCGTTAATTTATCAGCCCATATCGTTTGCTACACGAAAATAATATACCACATATACTTTATATACTTTATTATACTTTTCTCTAAACATGTGTTATTAATCTAATAATCCATACAAAAGTCATTTCACCCACTATAAATAAACTATATCAATCGTTAACACATTTCCTATGTATTTGACCATGAAACATTAGTATTACTTATTTTCAAATCTTATAAAACTCTATTATTGTCGATTGATTATAAGTTATCCCTTTTACATTTCACGTTGATGATGTATACCATGAACCATGACTCCATGAGTAGTACTCATTATCAATCTTATAGAAACTTAGTATTGTCTACCAATTGTATGCTTAGCCCATTCAACATTTTTAATCTTGATGATATATATACCATGAACCATGGTTAATAATTATGACTATATTAAAAAATTGTATATTGTTGTCGATAAATATTTTTGTGACATTTTTAAAGTTTATAATCCAGTATTAATCATAAACTTACTATATACACTAAATCCTATATTCTAAATCTTATAAAAAGTTTATTAAATATTTCCCAATATATAGCAAAAAAAATCTATATGTTTCAGATTATCCAGATCTGTATATTCGGGAAGATGTGATTTTCAGTATATACTTCGAATATTCATAAATGCAAAGAATCCAAAATGATATCCCTTATATATTAATTGAGAATCTTTTTAAAAAAAATTATTACCTTAAGTTTGTATTAATTAAAAAAAACATCATCCTATGTGGCAGTTGTGTATGCCTTCTAAATCCTATTTAAAATAATTCTAGAACACCTTATATAAACCATAGTTTTAAAATATAATGTTGGTCGCATATTTCCATTACTAAATATCATAGCAACTGTCGCATTAAAACACAAAGTTAATGCGTTTTAAATACCATTCTGTAATACAGAAACTTGCAATATCTTTCTCGAAAACTTGCTAGACACTCATAATATCTTTCTCATAAAATATGCAATAGATTCATTAAATCCCTATATAAGAAATTAAGAAGCATATGCAAAGTTCATTGTGATTACAACTACCGAAAATTGAATAACCTAGAAAAATATATTGCTCTTGACTTCCAACGGCCGCTTTTAGCCTTGCGTGTGACTTGGAACCATTCAATCCATGTGGAAGATCAAGGCCAAGATCATACAACTTTAGAAACAATATTCTTTTGCAGGTGGTCTTACTACTGAGATGGTCCTAATCGATTCAAATGAGAGTTATGTTATTACAAAGTTAATTGAAGAAGACACGACCTTTGCCTTAAAGCTTATCTGACGCCTATTTACTCAGCATATGTCATTGTGGGTTTGCTGGATTAAATATTATTTTCTCAGGAACAGCTCCTTTGGGACGTAAAGGATACTCAAAAAGGGTCTTGGATGTGGAGGAAACTGCTCAAGCTAAGATATGTGGTGTATGGTTTCTTTAATATGGAGGTGAAGGATGGGCAAACAACCTTTTTTTGGTTTGATAACTGGTTAGGCAAGGAGCGTTTGATTGATATCACTGGGACTGCTGGAACTACTTATATTGAACTGCCTCGTCGTGCCACAGCCAGTGATGCAGTGAAACTGAATTTTTGAGCCATATGTGGACAGCGGAGTCGTCATTATCATTGCCTTCACGCTGACATCGTTGCAGAACCGGTGCTTGACTCTCAGTATGGGAGAGATGTAGTTCTATGGAGACTAGGCGATGATGACTACCAAGATAAGTTCTCCAACTCTAAGACTTGGGAACAAATACGAGTACGGAAGGCTACTGTGGGATGGAGTAAAGTTGTATGGTTTGGGCAAGGGGTCCCTAGGTTCTCCTTCATTACATGGCTAGCAGTCAAGAGCAGGCTATCAACGGGTGATAGGATGCGTTCTTGGGGGATTATACAGGGTTGTACGTTTTGTGGAGAACGGGATGAGACAAGAGATCATTTTTTCTTCGCGTGCCCTTACTCCTTCACAGTTTGGCACGGCTTGGCAAATCAAATCCTTGGCTCTCATATCGACTCAACCATCTGCAGGCGCTGATGGCTGGTTCGCTCGATACTATCCTTCTCAAAAGGTTTTTCCAAATGACTATCTATCATACTTGGCGAGAACCTAATGCTAGGAGACATCACACAAGCTGGATGACAGTTGATGCCATGCGCACTGCAATCGATAAGACAATGTGAAATCGTATCTCGTCTTTCAAATATAAAGGAGGACATAAGTATGCAGGACTTCTTCAGAGATGGTTCTTACACACCATGTAGATGAGGTTTTCATTTAATTATTTCCGCTTACACATAGCATACAAAATTAGTCATATAATTCTTTTGTAAATGTTAATTCCCAAAAAAGATCAATAAATTTGAAATTTCCCCAAAAAAAAAGAAGAAACAACCAATTTGCAGGTGGTTCCTTGACCATTTTTGTATTTACAGCCATATAGTTTGATCATTAGCGTGCCAAACATTAAGAACCAAGATAAGCAATAAAAATAAAATGCTTCTGTTTACACATTTACAATAGTTATGATCGTTCACATGGTAAGATCAAATAAAAACTGAATTACCAAACAAAACATTAGTTCTAACATTCTTAATGCATTAGTCCAACTTTTAAATTTATTTTTAACCAATTGCTTTTAAAATAGATAAAACGGCGAAATCTACTCAAATAAGTATAAAATAGCCAGATTAAACCTTATTTTATATAACATAACTCATTTTTATATTGATTTTTTTAAAATAGAATGGTTTTTATACAGTATTTGTTACTTAACTCAGAAATTTTTTTTTTTTAATATAAACTCTTGTTTTCTTTATTCTGACAACGCTTTCAAACGTGAACTGTATTTTAATAATTTTATTAACAGAGTATGAATAGTCGAAACTAATAAAATATGCCACTAATTATATTTTCAAAAGAAAATTGAATGCTATAAGCCAGTTTTTTATATTTTAATTAGTAGTGAGACATGACTTTGTAGATGATGCAAACATTATTCTCATTCAATAACTTTTCTGGAATAATTTTTCAGGTACAGAAAAAATTAAGCAAAAAACAAGCAAAATGTAAGCAAAAATGGTTAGATTTCTTTTGTGTCACTATTTTTCTAGAAAATAAAAGTAAAAACTGACGTGGAATACAATATAGTCTATGTAGTAATTGAATTGTTAATCCAAATACAATATGATTTCAACTAAAGTGAATACAATCCATTATTTAATCTAAGTAATATAAATTGTTTTTAAGTAACCAAATTCATGAAAGGGCAAATAATTTTGTCCAGATTCTAACTAATTTGGAGTGATGATTTATGATTCCGGATGATATTATATGTTTAAGTAAATTATTATTTATAATTTTTTTACAAACTTATGTTATAGTTTTAGTAAAGGTTTATTGTTTCTTTGTTATTAATTGTTTATTTTTGTTTTCCCAACTGATTATTGAATTTATGTTTTGATTATCTATTGATTCTTAGTTGTGTTTTTTTTATTATCTCAAGGCTAAGCTTAAGTTTGATGGTTAAAAAGGAGAAAATAATTTCGTGAGATTCATTATTCTTTATTTTGATTAGTGTGAGTTTCATGAAAGATGAAAAATAATAATGAAATGGTTTTTCTTACTTTTGATTATATTAGGTATTTTTATTAAATTATTATATGTTGACCAAAAAATCGATGTTAAATTTTTTTTGTTGGATTAAAAATGAAAGTTTACAGAAATAAGCAAAATTTGTTTTAATAGATTTGAAATAAATAAGAAAAAAATAAAAAATTTAAGGATAATTAATTAATTCCAAGATAATAATGATAATGTGTCAATTTTATAGAGTGCATAATAATGATGTGTTATTATTTTTAACAATTTAACTGGTTTTTATACAGTATATGTTACCTAAGTTAGGAAACAATAGTCCCCTATATATTAATCATGTAGCATTACAACATATTTTCGTAGTCACGTGTCATCACGAGGATGATTCTTAGAATTGTTAGAAAAATAAGTTGGTCCATATAAATATATAGTATGATTTTTATTAAACTAACTATCAAATTAATTAATAGTGTACAAACAAATATTTTTTCTTTCCTTAAATAAAAACTACATAATTACCTAATATGGTTAACATATATATGATAATTAATGATTATGAATAATACATATTTGATAACAATTTTTCTAACTTCTATTTTTTTTTGTTTAATTTTATACTATTATAAGAAATTAAACAATCACATTAAGCATATAATAAAAAAATTAGATTTTTTCTTATATGTTATATTTTGAATTTTTAAAAACGACTATAAATTATTAGAAAGGATAAAAGTCCCACATTGAAAATTTTGTGATCAATTGTTTAACTTTTTTGTGTTCAGGCAAGATACAAATGATGATTATATATCGTAGGGGTGGGCGTTCAGATATACGTTCGGGTTCGTATCGGGTATTTCAATATAAATGTATAAAACCCATTCGGATATTTCTACACTTCGAGTCGGCAACCGGTATTTAATATTCGGGTTTGGATATTTTGGGCCGGGTTCGGATATTTAAATTTTGAAGAAAAAACAAATAAAGGATTCATTGTTTAAGTTTTTTGTATTTAAATATATATTTTAACTTATCTGGTTTTCTAATTTAAAAAAAAAAATTAAACTATTAATAGGTTTGAAGATAAAACTTTAAAAATAGAAAGACAATAATTTAGTTGTTGTTTTGAAATTTTTAGTGCAAATTTTGTTAATGCAAGAAACAAGAGCTTGATATATATTTTAAGAGTAGCAAATAATTTTGTCCATAATTATATGCATATAATCTAATTTTGAGCAATAATCATCATTAATATAAATATTTTGAATAAAATGAGAAAAGTAAACTAGAAATATAGGGTTAAGTATACTTATGTTTGGTTATCTTCAGATATCTATTCATGTTCAGATATTACTCGTTTTGATTTAAATATTACCTGAACTGGTGAAATAAGTAATTTATTTTGTTGTTCTAGAATTAGATGATTTTTAGACTGAGCTGGTGAATATATACTTGACAGACATTTATATTTTGAGTCTGCACTTATATATTCTATAACTGCTTGATATATTAGATTTAAACACTAATCAGTTAATATAGTTTGCTGGTATTTTTTTTTCAAAATTTTGATTCTTAGATATGTATCTGGAGTGAAACTAATTTTTACAGATGTCCATTTCTTTTTTTTAAATTGACACTTATTAAATTCACCGAATTCATAAAAAAAGTTAAAAAAAAGAAATTTAACTTATATCAATAAAACAAAGACGAGAATGAAAGCACAATTTTATAGAGGTAGAAAATGAACTCACTTATGGAGAGTCAATAGTAAACAAATCGAGAGCAGAAAACCTAATCACTTTCGTCATTATACAATCGATGTTGTCTATTTGGTTTGGTGATTTGTGTCAGCCGCAAAACTTAACTTTCTTTTGTGCATATGAAGTCTTAAAAGTAATTAAAATGAGATGTAATATGTTAACTTTTCAACAACGATGATATATTTAAGATACCAAATTCGTCATTTTATAATCGATAAAGATTGTAGTGTTGCAAAATGTTAAACCCCTTTAATAAACAAACATTATTATAAAAACTCACTCCGCGCATGCGCACGGATTTTCATCTAGTCTAACTATATATATATATATATATATATAAAGTAGACTTTGTTCTCTTCTTATGACATGTGGAATAGGGGTTTGTTGACATGTGTCCACATGTTTTTTCTTTTTGTATTTTAGATCACATTTCTTTTAGATTATTACAATTTCTCTTATCACTTTCTAATTGTGCACTATCTAATCCTTCTCACATTAAGTATCATTATAGTTTGAGAATCTATTTTATTGGTCACTAAAATTTAAAAAATAAATAAAATAATATAAATATATTTTAAATATTTAATTTATTCACAACTAAAAATAGCATAAACTTTCATCATTTTATTATTTTTACTATTTTCTATGATTTCTTTTACAAATTATATATTTATTTTACTATTAAAGTTATAAAATAACCAAACTAAAAATAAGAAACTAGAGCGCAACACAAAATTTAAACCTAAAACCTCCATTATCACTCGGAAAAATAATGCCATAGTAACACTAATTCAATTGAGGTCCAGAGCTGAGAAGAGATCAAGAACGAAGACTAACTTACCTCATTGTACCATAAAGTATCTTGGCCAGAACAAGTAAAAATAAAAAAGGGATAGAAAGATAAAATCTGAAACAAAGGAATCCCCCGGACAAAAATAAGCGCAATCAAACACCAACGAAAGAACCAAGAAAGCAGACGAGAGAGAGAATAATAATCGGAAGGCCAAAGTTACCAAAAAGCAGGAAGATGCATGTCTAAAGTACTGGAAGCACAACCACTAGCAAAAAGTTAAGAAACACCTCACAAACTAAACAAGAACAGACAAAGCGTCCATGCAAGTGAAGAAACACAAAGCTCTGGATAGAAAAGACCAAAGCTCCAAGAGACTA
This sequence is a window from Brassica oleracea var. oleracea cultivar TO1000 chromosome C1, BOL, whole genome shotgun sequence. Protein-coding genes within it:
- the LOC106338601 gene encoding F-box protein At3g17710-like, with product MTTIKLPWDMEVELLTWLPPRSLVRFRAVCKKWNSLLNDKSFLNQHSSRSRPQFIFLTKSKTYSIDVDLGGAGVGPTIKMCEVASDFPCQPMNWENINVASCDGLLFREFLRKGVAVWNPWCKHMGLIEFKEKDFYFGGVGYDSNRPEKGYQILGYFCRVDDTCKKGYDKFAVYECAAKTFKFIDSPFRKWSLWSAITEAAAPLSLKGNLFWIGYCDEIRESTIQSFSFSRGIFIKKFCMLPCEKVFYVNKLVLAIYKGDRLSLLNQRYATGKIEIWVTKDKIDDRAQVVWENLMNLSTTNLPRLKGEYYGVRYFIIDKTIIMCYGNSQTGAACIYIVRGDMLKKIPINYGNVLKFYHRVYFPNLIRLPLEFRRSLEI